ACTCATATTTCTAGATCAAACACTGAAATCATTACCATCTTGCTGATTTACAGCTAATCGCAAAATAGATAAACCTAAGATAATTAAAAATAGCACCAAACCAATAGTACAAGCATAGCTAATTTCTAAATTACCAAATGCTTGTTCATACAAATAATAAACAATTGTCTTAGAACTATTGAGTGGTCCCCCTTGAGTCATAATATAAACTTCTTCAAAAACCTTAGTTGCCGAAATTGCCGAAATTACAGATACTAAAGCTAAATAAGGTTTCATTAACGGTAAGGTAATATCCCAATGTTTACGAATACTGTCTGAACCATCAATAGCAGCAGCTTCATAAATATCAGCGGGAATGGCTTGTAATCCAGCTAAATAAATAACCATGTAGTAGCCTAAGCCTTTCCAAATCGTTACAGCCATAATACTAGCTAAGGAAATGGGAACAATTCCCAATATTTTATCAGGACTTGTTAACCAGGGAATTCCGTCGGGAAAAATTCCCAAAGTTTTGAGAATTTGGTTAAGTAATCCGTTTTCTGCATATAACCATTTCCAAGCTATCCCAGCGACTACCATAGAAATAACAACAGGAGTATAGTATGCTGTTCTAAACCAATTCATTCCCCGGACTTTTTGATTGACTAAAATTGCTAAAAGTAAGGGTAAAAATACTAAAATTGGCACAACACCAATCAGATAAAGAAATGTATTTTGTAAAGTTTGCCAAAAAACAGCATCTTTCGATAGACGCAGAAAATTTTTCAAGCCAATCCATTGCGGAGGATCTCCTATATTTTCATAGTTAGTAAAACTGAGATAAAAGGCTTGTATTGCTGGCCAAAAAACAGTGAGTGTTAAAATAATTAAGGCAGGTAATAAAAACACATAAGGAGTTATTCTCTGTTGAATTAAAATCCATCGTTTTGATGTTAATTGAGACATATATTTGAAGATAAAGCTCTGGCGACTATATATAGTATCCTATTTCCGAGTCTATATAAGCTAATCAGCATTTAAGTTGCATAAAATGGGCGGGCAAGATGCCCACCCCACAAGAGTTATGTTTAATTCGATTATGCAAATTAGAGTTCTTTAGATTAGGACTCATATTTAATTTTTGATGGCTTGCGTAATGTGGCATATACGTAGGGTGGGCAATGCCCACCTTATCTTACAGCGGTTTGCGCTCTTATGAGTTACATCTTAGCCCCCTCCCCGCAAGCGGGGAGGGGGTTGGGGGTGGGGTTCATGTACCTCCTAACATCGGGAAGTGCTGTATGAGGGAGAAAAAATTTAAGTCTTATTCAAAAAATACAGATTTATTTTACCTTGATAATCTAATTTTTTCTGAGTAAATTGGGAATTGGTTAAATAGTCCTCTTCCCTATTCCTGAACAAAATTATGATTCTGGTTCTACTGTTTCATGGGTACTAATTTTCACCTGTTCTAATAAGCGAGGCATCCAAGGTAAAGCCAGAAAAATTCCTGATAAAACTAATAGAAATACAGAAAGTCCAAAAAGTTGATCGCGGGAAATTTCTAATACACCACGTAAAATTACCTCTCGTAAAGCCGAAACAATGGTAATTTCTACTGCTGCACCTACGGATATACTGCGTTCTTGGAGGTAATCAACTAACAAACGAAACAGTTCTACTAGTATCAAAATAAACAAAATATCAGATGTTACTTGCCGTAAATCTAATGGATGTAAAAATGACAAAAACATATCCCCTAATCGAATGAGCATGACACAAAATAAACTCACGCACAGGGAAATAACAATAATATCCTGAAAAAGTTCTAAGTTACGGACAATTCTATCTCGTTTAAACCAATTATTGACTTCTATAATTATCCGCTGTGGCATGGTATTTCCCAAAAAGATAAATACATCTATCTTTAACAATTAACCATTAAACCAATTTAAATAAAGTGAACAGGGAACAAGAACTGAGCAAGCCCCATTTAATTGGGTCTAACTAATGACAAAAAATAAAGCATGAAACTCATTAATTTTCGTTTCATGCTTTATTTATTTAAACTCCCCAGGCCGGATTCGAACCAGCGACCAATCGATTAACAGTCGATCGCTCTACCACTGAGCTACTGAGGAACGCTTTTCACTTTAGTCATAATAAACCAAAATCCAAATTAATGCAAGGGGTTTTGGGAAAATTTTTTAACTTTTTTTGGCTACTGCTGAAAATCTCTAACTTTAAATACCCCAAACCCTTTCCAGCAGCTATATTCAGAGATTTATGGATTGGAGAATTTATAACCCCATGCGTAATTCCGTTAGCCGTTGTCTGGCTTTAGCATCAATCCCATTCATCAGAAATCTACTTTTAGGTTGTTTTTGCGACTGATACCTATGGCGCATTCGACAAACCGTAGTTTCTACTTCTCCGCATAGTTGATGCGCTGATAACCATTCAGCACCATAACCCATAACTGTTAACTGCTGCGCCCGATCTGATGTAGCGACAATCATGCGAGAAATTAAAGATTGGGCTATTTGCTGACGGAGAGACGCACAGGTTTTTTCTATATATGTGTCTGCGGTCTGGCCAAAATCTGTAAAATGTACCGTTAAGAATTCTGTAATAGTTTCTCTATTACTAGGAGTGTTTTGATATTGAGCATCAAACACCACTTGAGTTTCATAACCTTGGAAAGCACTATAATTAGTCATTGCTTCCACCAACTCACCCCGTGCAGCCTCCAGTCCGGCATAATCACGGGTTTTTATCAAGCAAGGCCAAGCGCCTATAATATTGTAGCCGTCTACTAAGAGAACGGCCGGGACTGTAGAACGAGACATGGTTTTTAATCACAATTATCTAGAGTTAACAAAAATCATTCATAAGACTTATATTAAATGAAGCATTGCTTGTAACCCCATGTTACAAAAAAGAAAAAATGCTGATTACAGTCAAAAATAAACCCTAAGATAGAAGCCATAATTCTGAAAACGCCTCTAAAAATAAGGCTTGCTGAAGTTGTTTTCTCTAAAAAAATATTTTTTTCCAGTCTTCAAAATTTCATGTTTCGTTATATTAAAAAACCAGCTACCTATACAGCATCCTGTATTCTGGCATCTGGTTATTAATTATCAAAATTAGGTATTTTTACTCCTTCTTTCTTTCTCCTTCTTTCTTTCTCCTTCTTTCTTTCTCCTGACTCGGTGACTCGGTGACTCGGTGACTCGGTGACTCGGTGACTCCTGATTCGATGACTAATGATTTACTTGAATTAATCGCTGTTTGAGACGTTCTGCTTCACCAGAATCAACTAAACAGCCTTTTTCTAATAGAAAAGCACCATCACAGTAATTTAACTCTTCTAACCGATGAGTTACCCACAAAGCAGTAATACCGCGACTTTTGACTAGGTTACGCACACTAGCCACTAAATCGAGTTGACTATCTGGATCTAGTAAAGCAGTGGGTTCATCTAATAATAGAACATCACAATGACGAGCGATGGCTCCAGCAATTGCCACCCGCTGTTTTTGTCCACCAGAAAGGGCGTAAATCGGCCGTCGCTGTAGAGACAATAAATTTACTGCCCCCAAAGCTTCCTCAACCCTAGCTCTGACCATAGCAGGTTGTAACTTTTCTGCCACCAATCCAAAAGCTACATCAGCACCAACTGTTGGCATTACCAATTGATGATCAGGATTTT
The window above is part of the Dolichospermum sp. DET69 genome. Proteins encoded here:
- a CDS encoding ABC transporter ATP-binding protein encodes the protein MTAVGIEVNNLNFFWPNGEQVIKSCSLKVPKGEFWMLLGTNGSGKSTLLRLIAGLLAPQSGEVMVLPPVGFVFQNPDHQLVMPTVGADVAFGLVAEKLQPAMVRARVEEALGAVNLLSLQRRPIYALSGGQKQRVAIAGAIARHCDVLLLDEPTALLDPDSQLDLVASVRNLVKSRGITALWVTHRLEELNYCDGAFLLEKGCLVDSGEAERLKQRLIQVNH
- a CDS encoding sugar ABC transporter permease; its protein translation is MSQLTSKRWILIQQRITPYVFLLPALIILTLTVFWPAIQAFYLSFTNYENIGDPPQWIGLKNFLRLSKDAVFWQTLQNTFLYLIGVVPILVFLPLLLAILVNQKVRGMNWFRTAYYTPVVISMVVAGIAWKWLYAENGLLNQILKTLGIFPDGIPWLTSPDKILGIVPISLASIMAVTIWKGLGYYMVIYLAGLQAIPADIYEAAAIDGSDSIRKHWDITLPLMKPYLALVSVISAISATKVFEEVYIMTQGGPLNSSKTIVYYLYEQAFGNLEISYACTIGLVLFLIILGLSILRLAVNQQDGNDFSV
- a CDS encoding phosphate-starvation-inducible PsiE family protein → MPQRIIIEVNNWFKRDRIVRNLELFQDIIVISLCVSLFCVMLIRLGDMFLSFLHPLDLRQVTSDILFILILVELFRLLVDYLQERSISVGAAVEITIVSALREVILRGVLEISRDQLFGLSVFLLVLSGIFLALPWMPRLLEQVKISTHETVEPES
- a CDS encoding NYN domain-containing protein, with translation MSRSTVPAVLLVDGYNIIGAWPCLIKTRDYAGLEAARGELVEAMTNYSAFQGYETQVVFDAQYQNTPSNRETITEFLTVHFTDFGQTADTYIEKTCASLRQQIAQSLISRMIVATSDRAQQLTVMGYGAEWLSAHQLCGEVETTVCRMRHRYQSQKQPKSRFLMNGIDAKARQRLTELRMGL